In one Mangrovibacterium diazotrophicum genomic region, the following are encoded:
- a CDS encoding fasciclin domain-containing protein codes for MKSIIGVSFVILLFAFGCSDDYYADGGVLDDNVGELGVSTMEYLQENAAQFDTLVSLIEICGLEDEVNASGNTFLAPRDYSIHNYFELIFADLDEWPATLNDIDADEMAKISVILQNYILPSQEILREDLTTQYSYATTLTGNSARFNLQQDDYLGNVNQGAQHIVFSLDVSGDSQYQSVTVVSSDLKSTNGVVHVLDSDTHIFGFN; via the coding sequence ATGAAATCAATCATAGGTGTCTCATTTGTAATTCTGCTCTTCGCGTTTGGCTGTAGCGATGACTATTATGCCGATGGGGGAGTACTGGATGACAACGTAGGCGAGTTGGGCGTTTCTACCATGGAGTATTTGCAAGAAAACGCAGCACAATTCGACACGCTTGTTTCTCTGATCGAGATTTGTGGTTTGGAAGACGAGGTTAACGCATCGGGAAATACATTCCTGGCTCCGCGCGATTATTCTATTCACAACTATTTCGAGCTGATTTTTGCCGATTTAGATGAATGGCCCGCGACGTTGAATGACATTGATGCAGATGAAATGGCTAAAATTTCGGTCATCCTGCAGAACTACATTCTTCCCAGCCAGGAAATCCTGCGCGAAGATTTAACGACCCAATACAGTTATGCTACGACGCTGACCGGAAACAGTGCTCGCTTCAACTTGCAGCAGGATGATTATCTGGGCAATGTGAATCAAGGGGCACAGCATATTGTGTTTTCGCTCGATGTCAGCGGCGATTCTCAATACCAGTCAGTTACGGTGGTTTCTTCAGACTTGAAGTCTACCAATGGTGTTGTCCA
- a CDS encoding RagB/SusD family nutrient uptake outer membrane protein, whose amino-acid sequence MKNKLILMGLLTLAILTQSCQDWLDEQPINTVTEDQAWQNGSDAEGAVAAGYAIFRRALAGLTKEDTPSTTRNGAWGDHYFWGDARSGDWITPNNDGDWEACMENHLIERSQLEPMTNWRLFYRVIEQCNLVLEEVPNITEDLTDERKAELLADARFLRAMAHFYAARIWGDIPINLTPRNVEPLGRESIDSVMTLVVQEAETAAADLPWSNDGTIKESMSRGTRGAALALEAHAYMWLGEYQKASDALQKIIDSNVFKLASVDDFRDLFDEGESEEVVFEIFYDADLGEYSGYYGHIMTYYLTNPYTSRSNLSLAVPKSKILEIYPDYETDGSDKRVAAFFQSIDFSVSSSELRPIFSDPLQNGEREIMFAKFRKTKDMSYNQMDAPIPVFRYGGLLLLKAEADARLNNLSECLVNLNKIRARAGVPEYTKEDQSMLIEQVLEERRRELIGEYHRVYDLVRLGRLHEFNENISATDEAQGAGFYPVADEAFENNPNMTQTYYWQFNQ is encoded by the coding sequence ATGAAAAACAAATTGATATTGATGGGACTGCTAACACTGGCAATTCTGACTCAAAGTTGTCAGGATTGGTTGGATGAACAGCCTATTAACACAGTAACGGAGGATCAGGCCTGGCAAAACGGAAGTGACGCGGAAGGGGCTGTTGCCGCCGGATATGCGATTTTTCGCCGGGCGCTTGCCGGTTTGACGAAAGAGGACACACCCTCTACAACGCGTAACGGTGCCTGGGGTGACCACTACTTTTGGGGTGACGCTCGTTCGGGCGATTGGATTACGCCGAATAACGACGGAGACTGGGAGGCTTGTATGGAAAACCACCTGATAGAGCGCTCTCAATTGGAGCCGATGACAAACTGGCGTCTTTTCTATCGCGTTATCGAGCAGTGTAACCTGGTGTTGGAAGAGGTTCCGAACATCACGGAGGACCTGACGGATGAGCGTAAAGCAGAACTACTGGCTGATGCCCGTTTTCTGCGTGCGATGGCTCACTTCTATGCTGCTCGAATTTGGGGAGATATTCCAATTAACTTAACACCTCGTAATGTTGAACCGCTTGGTCGCGAATCGATTGACTCGGTGATGACGCTGGTTGTTCAGGAAGCAGAAACTGCCGCAGCCGACTTGCCTTGGTCGAACGATGGAACGATTAAAGAGTCGATGTCGCGCGGAACGCGCGGCGCTGCTCTGGCGCTGGAAGCCCATGCTTACATGTGGCTGGGAGAATACCAAAAAGCATCGGATGCACTTCAAAAAATTATTGATTCCAACGTTTTTAAATTGGCGTCGGTAGACGATTTCCGCGATTTGTTTGACGAGGGGGAATCAGAAGAGGTAGTGTTTGAAATTTTTTACGACGCTGATCTGGGAGAATACTCCGGTTACTATGGTCACATTATGACTTACTATTTGACTAATCCCTACACATCCCGTTCTAATTTATCGCTGGCAGTACCGAAATCGAAAATTTTGGAGATCTATCCAGATTACGAAACCGATGGTTCTGATAAACGGGTTGCCGCATTCTTTCAAAGTATCGATTTTTCGGTGAGCAGTAGTGAATTACGGCCGATCTTTTCAGATCCGCTTCAAAATGGGGAGCGCGAAATAATGTTTGCCAAATTCCGAAAGACAAAGGATATGAGTTATAATCAAATGGATGCCCCAATCCCTGTTTTTCGCTATGGAGGCTTATTGTTGCTGAAAGCGGAAGCTGATGCTCGTTTGAATAACCTCAGCGAATGTTTGGTCAATCTGAATAAAATCAGGGCTCGTGCCGGTGTTCCTGAATATACCAAGGAGGATCAGTCGATGTTGATTGAGCAGGTTTTGGAAGAACGCCGCCGGGAGTTGATTGGGGAGTATCATCGTGTTTACGACTTGGTTCGTTTGGGGCGCTTGCATGAGTTTAACGAAAATATCTCTGCAACAGACGAGGCGCAAGGTGCTGGATTTTATCCGGTTGCTGATGAAGCCTTTGAAAATAACCCGAACATGACTCAAACTTATTACTGGCAGTTTAACCAATAG